Proteins encoded by one window of Enterobacter hormaechei subsp. xiangfangensis:
- a CDS encoding phage tail assembly chaperone family protein, TAC — protein MKLTLDALKESGAFTGRPVEKEITWTQGDKKITATVYVRPMGYHTATSDVLAFGGKVDGVAGRIAASICDEQGKPIFTPADITGEADPERGALDSGLTVALLLAIQEVNDLGKTSSSAPKTNSGASSSSTESEAEQSPKRGNRSPSKSRSSGQSTGNDTEV, from the coding sequence ATGAAATTAACACTTGATGCACTCAAGGAGTCCGGCGCGTTTACCGGTCGCCCGGTTGAGAAAGAAATCACCTGGACTCAGGGTGATAAAAAAATCACCGCGACCGTGTATGTCCGCCCGATGGGTTATCACACAGCAACGTCCGATGTGCTGGCTTTTGGGGGTAAGGTCGATGGTGTGGCAGGGCGTATCGCCGCATCCATCTGCGATGAACAGGGTAAACCCATCTTCACCCCGGCTGACATTACTGGTGAGGCCGATCCTGAACGTGGAGCACTCGATAGTGGCCTGACGGTAGCACTGCTTCTGGCCATTCAGGAAGTTAACGATCTGGGAAAGACTTCGAGCTCAGCGCCGAAGACGAATTCTGGTGCGAGCTCGTCCTCAACGGAATCGGAGGCAGAACAATCGCCGAAGCGCGGGAATCGCTCTCCTTCAAAGAGTCGCAGCTCTGGGCAAAGTACCGGGAACGATACGGAAGTCTGA
- a CDS encoding phage tail tape measure protein: MASKSLGTLTIDLIAKTGGFVSGLNQAERASAKWSKQVQDDAASASAALAGIGAAAVTASLGVGAAGFQLLKSTSKQITETDRWAKSLRISTQELLAWQFAAEKAGVSGDQMADIFKDIGDKIGDAVLNKSGEAVDALNSLGLSAEKLSKVSPEKQLLAIGESLGKIGTNAEKTTILESLGNDLSKLLPLFDNNNEKLKRFIDLAKDYGVAPDPSSIDDLVKVNQLFEDMEAQVAGLKMEIAAGLAKVDLGQLQNSLDELHNVLTDPAVLQGISDLVSEVAQLAGWLVKAAAGAGQLAASTGNRFAALSGKIDLKNIDQVNERIAYLQKNLEGRKGFYSQDKSMFAWFTGGNDSVKALNDELNTLIETRNRLSKPAVGILPLGAATVGIGKPFSLPPGETNGKVTPDASARKLESSFKSMEMGYLRQIALIDTTGKKTVEVTEQQKLQFDLAEGKLTGINNAQKIRLQQLAQEVDRLNAVKKANEENARVAAFVANLQAQNENARANLGVDVQGAGIGNKQRERLRERLSIERDFLDQQRELQKQYQSRDISQTVYDRETQALKDAQAERIEVQEDYYKKVDALQADWVTGARDGLADWVDDSTNYAMQAADVMKTALSGISSNIVEMLNGNKASWKDWGISVLKIIEQVMVNMMIANAASSIGSLFSGAASSSASSGTAIQNYGANLQLNAKGGVYSSADLSQYSNSVVSSPTLFAFAKGAGLMGEAGPEAIMPLTRASDGSLAVRAVGNGGVTPGSGGAPQVYITIDGNGNTSTQGSAGFEQFGAEVGRFVDKRYKQNMMRDIRPGGDIWNLAKGGR, encoded by the coding sequence ATGGCTTCCAAATCACTTGGTACGCTGACAATCGACCTGATTGCAAAAACGGGCGGTTTTGTCTCCGGCCTTAATCAGGCAGAACGCGCCTCTGCAAAGTGGAGCAAACAGGTACAGGATGATGCAGCATCCGCCAGCGCTGCACTGGCGGGTATTGGTGCGGCAGCCGTAACTGCTAGTCTGGGTGTTGGAGCGGCTGGTTTTCAGTTACTGAAAAGCACTTCCAAGCAGATTACCGAAACAGACCGCTGGGCAAAGTCGCTAAGGATATCAACTCAGGAGCTTTTAGCATGGCAGTTTGCTGCTGAAAAGGCAGGGGTGTCCGGCGATCAGATGGCTGATATTTTTAAGGATATCGGCGATAAGATAGGTGACGCTGTCCTGAACAAGTCGGGTGAAGCAGTTGATGCCCTTAATTCCCTGGGTTTGTCCGCTGAGAAATTATCCAAAGTAAGTCCTGAAAAACAGCTCCTGGCAATTGGTGAATCACTTGGCAAGATCGGCACGAATGCCGAAAAGACAACCATACTTGAAAGCCTGGGCAATGACCTTTCAAAACTTCTTCCGTTGTTCGATAACAATAATGAGAAACTGAAACGGTTTATTGATCTGGCTAAGGATTATGGGGTAGCGCCAGACCCATCTTCCATTGATGACCTGGTTAAAGTTAACCAGCTATTCGAAGACATGGAGGCTCAGGTTGCTGGCCTGAAGATGGAGATTGCCGCAGGTCTGGCAAAGGTTGACCTTGGACAACTGCAAAACTCTCTTGATGAACTTCACAATGTTTTAACTGATCCTGCTGTCCTGCAGGGTATCTCTGATCTGGTGTCTGAAGTTGCACAGCTTGCTGGATGGCTTGTAAAAGCCGCCGCCGGCGCTGGTCAACTCGCCGCAAGCACCGGCAACAGATTTGCCGCTCTGAGCGGTAAAATTGACCTCAAAAATATCGATCAGGTAAATGAGCGCATTGCTTATTTGCAAAAAAACCTTGAAGGAAGAAAGGGTTTTTATTCGCAGGACAAATCAATGTTCGCCTGGTTCACTGGTGGGAATGATAGTGTAAAAGCACTCAACGATGAACTGAACACCCTTATCGAAACCAGAAACAGGCTGTCAAAACCTGCTGTTGGCATTCTTCCGCTTGGTGCTGCTACTGTCGGAATTGGGAAACCATTCTCCCTTCCACCGGGCGAGACTAACGGCAAAGTTACGCCTGATGCAAGCGCAAGAAAACTGGAAAGCTCTTTCAAATCCATGGAGATGGGTTACCTGCGCCAGATTGCGCTCATCGATACCACCGGCAAAAAAACGGTGGAGGTGACCGAGCAACAGAAACTCCAGTTCGATTTGGCGGAGGGAAAGCTCACCGGAATTAACAACGCGCAAAAAATACGGCTTCAACAGTTGGCTCAGGAAGTGGATCGCCTGAACGCCGTCAAAAAAGCCAACGAAGAAAATGCCAGGGTGGCGGCGTTTGTGGCAAATCTGCAGGCACAAAACGAGAATGCACGTGCAAATTTGGGCGTGGATGTGCAGGGTGCCGGAATCGGCAATAAGCAGCGTGAGCGGCTCAGGGAACGCCTGAGTATTGAGCGCGACTTCCTCGACCAGCAGCGGGAGCTGCAAAAGCAGTATCAGTCCCGTGATATAAGCCAGACGGTTTATGACCGGGAAACTCAGGCCCTGAAGGATGCGCAGGCCGAAAGGATCGAAGTTCAGGAGGATTACTACAAGAAAGTTGATGCGCTACAGGCTGACTGGGTAACAGGCGCCCGTGACGGACTTGCCGACTGGGTGGATGATTCCACGAACTATGCAATGCAGGCTGCCGACGTCATGAAAACCGCACTTTCAGGGATCAGCAGCAACATTGTCGAGATGCTCAACGGCAATAAAGCGAGCTGGAAAGACTGGGGTATCAGCGTTCTGAAAATCATAGAACAGGTGATGGTAAATATGATGATCGCGAACGCCGCCAGCTCTATCGGTTCGCTGTTTAGCGGTGCCGCCTCATCCTCAGCCAGTAGCGGAACAGCAATCCAGAACTACGGTGCTAACCTGCAATTAAACGCCAAAGGCGGCGTTTACTCTTCAGCCGATCTCAGTCAGTACAGTAACTCTGTCGTCAGTTCACCGACGCTGTTTGCGTTTGCAAAAGGTGCCGGCCTGATGGGAGAGGCGGGTCCTGAAGCCATTATGCCTCTTACCCGCGCGTCTGATGGTTCACTGGCTGTCCGCGCCGTGGGAAATGGCGGCGTCACGCCAGGCAGTGGAGGGGCGCCACAGGTATATATCACTATTGACGGAAACGGCAATACATCTACTCAGGGCTCAGCTGGCTTCGAACAGTTTGGCGCTGAAGTCGGGCGGTTCGTGGATAAACGATATAAACAAAACATGATGCGCGATATTCGCCCTGGCGGTGATATCTGGAATCTTGCAAAAGGAGGCCGCTGA
- a CDS encoding phage tail protein — protein sequence MALETFSWCPRINAEQEVTFRRRSAKFGDGYEQVAGDGLNPRSQKWNLQFTGTEAYIGAIKNFLDRHQGTKSFQWHPPLEPLGLYRCDTYTPSPLGAGLFNLSATFEQTYKP from the coding sequence ATGGCTCTTGAAACATTCAGCTGGTGCCCACGCATCAACGCGGAGCAGGAGGTAACGTTCCGCCGGCGCTCCGCAAAATTTGGTGACGGATATGAACAGGTGGCCGGTGACGGATTAAATCCGCGTTCACAAAAGTGGAATTTACAGTTTACCGGTACCGAAGCGTATATCGGGGCCATTAAAAACTTTCTCGATCGCCATCAGGGAACAAAGTCTTTTCAGTGGCACCCACCGCTTGAACCACTGGGGTTGTATCGCTGTGATACTTACACTCCTTCGCCGCTTGGCGCTGGGCTCTTCAACCTTTCAGCAACTTTTGAGCAGACCTATAAACCATGA
- a CDS encoding phage minor tail protein L: MSLNADYQKLEPGDEVRLFEVDGTAFGTGEVLRFHSYSLAHTEAEITAAGGDENKLPAKSIWWQGEEYKAWPCQIEGIEASTSGSSAQPKLSVANLDSSITALCLAYDDMLQAKVTIHDTLGKYLDAKNFTGGNPTADPTQEKLKVFYIDSKSSETNEVVEFTLSSPMDLQGLMIPTRQLHSLCTWCIRNKYRTGDGCDYAGTRYFDKNNNPVSDPSLDECNGTLKACELRFGKGNELSHGGFVGTSLIRS, translated from the coding sequence ATGAGTCTTAACGCAGATTATCAGAAGCTTGAACCCGGCGATGAGGTCAGGCTGTTTGAAGTGGATGGCACTGCATTTGGTACAGGTGAGGTGTTACGGTTTCACAGCTACAGCCTCGCACATACTGAAGCAGAAATAACGGCGGCCGGCGGTGACGAAAACAAGCTTCCGGCCAAATCAATCTGGTGGCAGGGCGAAGAATATAAAGCGTGGCCATGCCAGATTGAGGGGATCGAGGCTTCTACTTCGGGAAGTAGTGCGCAACCAAAACTTTCGGTTGCTAACCTCGACAGCTCGATCACCGCCCTTTGCCTGGCTTACGACGATATGCTGCAGGCGAAGGTGACGATACACGACACCCTGGGTAAATATCTCGATGCGAAAAACTTCACCGGGGGTAACCCGACAGCCGATCCGACCCAGGAAAAGCTGAAGGTTTTCTACATCGATTCAAAGAGTAGCGAAACAAACGAGGTAGTCGAATTCACCCTCTCCAGCCCAATGGATCTGCAGGGGCTGATGATACCTACGCGCCAGCTCCATTCGTTGTGCACCTGGTGCATCCGTAACAAGTACCGTACCGGTGATGGTTGCGACTATGCCGGAACCCGCTATTTCGACAAAAACAATAACCCGGTGAGCGATCCCTCGCTGGATGAATGCAACGGAACGCTGAAAGCATGTGAGCTACGTTTTGGCAAAGGTAATGAGCTTTCGCATGGTGGTTTCGTCGGTACATCTTTGATCAGGAGCTGA
- a CDS encoding C40 family peptidase, with protein MRQKTIDAIMAHAAAEYPRECCGVVAQKSRVERYFPCRNLAAAPEENFVLCPEDYAAAEDWGTVIAIAHSHPDATTQPSELDKAQCDATLLPWHIVSWPEGDLRTIQPRGELPLLERPFVLGHFDCWGLVMSYFRQTHGIELHDYRVDYPWWENEYPGNFYQDCWYECGFREFDGPPKPGDMVIMQVQADKWNHAGILLEGNMLLHHLYGHLSQRVPYGGYWQERTMKILRYKSLC; from the coding sequence ATGCGCCAGAAAACCATTGATGCCATCATGGCGCATGCTGCTGCTGAATATCCTCGTGAGTGCTGTGGTGTGGTGGCGCAAAAAAGCCGTGTTGAACGTTATTTCCCGTGCCGGAATCTTGCCGCGGCGCCGGAGGAAAATTTTGTCCTCTGCCCTGAAGATTACGCAGCTGCTGAGGACTGGGGTACGGTGATCGCCATCGCTCACAGCCACCCTGACGCCACTACGCAGCCGAGCGAACTGGATAAAGCGCAATGCGACGCAACGCTTTTACCCTGGCATATCGTGAGCTGGCCCGAGGGGGATTTACGCACCATTCAGCCGCGCGGAGAGTTACCACTGCTGGAGCGTCCGTTTGTGCTCGGGCACTTTGACTGCTGGGGGCTGGTAATGAGCTATTTCCGGCAAACGCATGGTATCGAACTCCACGATTACCGGGTTGATTATCCCTGGTGGGAAAACGAATATCCGGGCAACTTCTATCAGGATTGCTGGTACGAGTGCGGATTCCGTGAATTCGACGGGCCGCCTAAACCTGGCGATATGGTGATCATGCAGGTGCAGGCTGATAAGTGGAACCACGCGGGTATACTGCTGGAGGGCAATATGCTGCTGCACCACCTGTACGGTCACTTGAGTCAGCGAGTACCATATGGCGGTTACTGGCAGGAACGAACGATGAAGATTCTACGTTACAAATCTCTGTGCTAA
- a CDS encoding tail assembly protein — MKEVMTTIQLGGVLGKTFGKTHKRLISRTGEAAIALSKTLPGFESFMISSKRRGLTFAVFKGKRNIAADEMGFPCEGDVVRIMPVVIGSKRAGLFQTILGAVLIAAAVFVSGGVGAAFAAGGLTGFAAATGASLVLGGVIQLLSPQPSGIASKQSADNRASYAFGGVTNTAAQGYPVPLLYGRRRIGGAIISAGIYVEDQQ; from the coding sequence ATGAAAGAAGTAATGACAACAATTCAGCTCGGCGGAGTATTAGGAAAGACCTTCGGTAAAACACATAAGCGACTTATATCCCGTACTGGTGAAGCAGCTATTGCTTTAAGTAAAACATTACCCGGTTTCGAAAGCTTCATGATCAGCAGTAAGCGTCGTGGATTAACTTTCGCAGTATTTAAAGGAAAAAGGAATATTGCCGCCGATGAGATGGGTTTTCCGTGTGAAGGCGACGTAGTAAGGATCATGCCAGTTGTTATCGGTAGTAAGCGAGCTGGTCTTTTTCAGACCATATTAGGAGCAGTTTTAATAGCCGCGGCTGTCTTTGTTTCTGGTGGTGTTGGCGCTGCTTTCGCTGCTGGTGGCTTGACGGGGTTTGCTGCTGCCACTGGTGCCTCGTTGGTCCTCGGTGGGGTTATTCAGCTGCTTTCACCGCAGCCATCAGGCATAGCCAGTAAACAAAGCGCAGATAACCGTGCATCGTATGCGTTTGGCGGGGTGACAAATACCGCCGCACAGGGTTACCCGGTTCCGCTCCTTTACGGCCGCCGGCGAATCGGCGGGGCGATTATTTCCGCCGGGATTTATGTCGAAGATCAGCAGTAG